A region from the Nostoc sp. HK-01 genome encodes:
- a CDS encoding CAB/ELIP/HLIP superfamily protein has protein sequence MERYPSDKTETAYNGKDRNALEAGITPQTELWNGRLAMIGFLAYLLWDLNGYSVVRDVLHLVAYNSP, from the coding sequence ATGGAACGTTATCCTAGTGATAAAACAGAAACCGCATACAATGGCAAAGATCGTAATGCTTTGGAAGCTGGAATAACTCCCCAGACTGAACTTTGGAACGGTCGTTTAGCTATGATTGGTTTTCTTGCTTATCTACTGTGGGATTTAAATGGTTATAGCGTAGTGCGTGATGTACTTCATCTAGTTGCTTATAATTCCCCCTAA